A stretch of the Candidatus Limnocylindrales bacterium genome encodes the following:
- a CDS encoding VWA domain-containing protein codes for MPEIELRDPLFLLVGLLAPLVYLLAARLPSVLVYSDLVHVESAPRSLRARLARLPALLLALATLVLSVALAGPRTGDATTHVMKEGIALVLSVDRSGSMNARDFVAGDASVSRLDAVRNVIHEFVEGGEAGAGREGDLMGLVVFGTFADGLCPLTLDHANLLNILDEVKIATEATEAATAVGEGLGLAIERLREHPAKSKVIILLTDGVNNAGVIDPLQAAKLAADNNIKVYTIAAGTNGFAPIPILGHDGREYLRRVYVEMDKETLEQIAKITGGRYFHARDVEGLKEVYREIDRLERTEVSEVRYLQYREHYPPLVVLALLLAATAALASGTVLRRLP; via the coding sequence ATGCCTGAGATCGAGCTGCGCGATCCGCTGTTCCTGCTGGTGGGGCTGCTGGCGCCGCTGGTCTACCTGCTGGCGGCGCGCCTGCCTTCGGTGCTCGTCTATTCCGACCTCGTGCACGTAGAGTCGGCGCCGCGCTCGCTGCGCGCGCGCCTGGCAAGGCTGCCGGCGCTGCTGCTGGCGCTGGCCACGCTGGTGCTGTCGGTGGCGCTTGCCGGCCCGCGCACCGGCGATGCGACCACGCACGTCATGAAGGAGGGCATCGCGCTGGTGCTGTCGGTGGACCGCTCCGGCTCCATGAACGCGCGCGACTTCGTCGCCGGCGACGCCTCGGTCAGCCGTCTCGACGCCGTCCGCAACGTCATTCACGAGTTCGTCGAAGGCGGAGAGGCCGGCGCCGGCCGCGAAGGGGATCTGATGGGGCTGGTCGTCTTCGGCACCTTCGCCGACGGCCTGTGTCCGCTGACGCTCGACCACGCCAACCTGCTCAACATCCTGGACGAGGTGAAGATCGCCACCGAAGCCACCGAGGCCGCAACCGCCGTTGGTGAAGGCCTCGGCCTTGCCATCGAGCGGCTGCGCGAGCACCCGGCCAAGTCCAAGGTCATCATCCTGCTGACCGACGGCGTCAACAACGCCGGCGTCATCGATCCGCTGCAGGCCGCCAAGCTGGCCGCCGACAACAACATCAAGGTCTACACCATCGCCGCCGGCACCAACGGCTTCGCGCCCATCCCGATCCTCGGACACGACGGCCGCGAGTATCTGCGGCGCGTCTACGTGGAGATGGACAAGGAGACGCTCGAGCAGATCGCCAAGATCACCGGCGGCCGCTACTTCCACGCTCGCGACGTCGAGGGGCTGAAGGAAGTCTACAGGGAGATCGATCGCCTCGAGCGCACCGAGGTCTCCGAAGTGCGCTACCTCCAGTACCGCGAGCACTACCCGCCGCTGGTCGTTCTGGCCCTGCTGTTGGCGGCGACGGCCGCGCTGGCCTCGGGCACCGTGCTGCGGAGGCTGCCATGA
- a CDS encoding DUF58 domain-containing protein translates to MTAAEIIRRVREIQVRTGRQVADVLAGEYVSVFKGGGIEFEEVRPYVPGDDIRTIDWNVTARTGEPFVKRFVEERQLTLLLMADISASQDFGSAARSKREAAAELCALLAFSAIRNDDKVGLVLFHGDVEQYIPPRKGQKHALRVVREVLAHGELDHGPEQERNGDAGDLLARVREAARRFLPASTRRLRRARQATDIARAMRFAMSVTKRRAVCFVVSDFLDDGFERALTTANQKHDVIAVLVTDPREIEVPPVGLVALEDAESGRTRLYDTGSSAFRRTTQELAARRIVDLEKRLRRAGIDFIHIDASGSVVDPIVRFFKMRERRMRR, encoded by the coding sequence ATGACCGCAGCCGAAATCATCCGGCGCGTTCGCGAGATTCAGGTCCGCACCGGCCGTCAGGTCGCCGACGTGCTGGCCGGCGAGTACGTCTCCGTCTTCAAGGGCGGCGGCATCGAGTTCGAGGAAGTGCGCCCCTACGTCCCCGGCGACGACATCCGCACGATCGACTGGAACGTCACCGCGCGCACCGGCGAGCCCTTCGTCAAGCGTTTCGTCGAAGAGCGCCAGCTGACCCTGCTCTTGATGGCCGACATCTCGGCCTCGCAGGACTTCGGGTCGGCCGCGCGCTCCAAGCGCGAGGCGGCCGCCGAGCTGTGCGCGCTGCTGGCGTTCTCGGCCATTCGCAACGACGACAAGGTCGGCCTGGTGCTCTTCCACGGCGACGTCGAGCAGTACATCCCGCCGCGCAAGGGCCAGAAGCACGCGTTGCGCGTCGTGCGCGAAGTGCTCGCGCACGGCGAGCTGGACCATGGCCCCGAGCAGGAGCGCAACGGCGACGCGGGCGACCTGCTCGCGCGCGTGCGCGAGGCGGCCCGCCGCTTCCTGCCCGCGAGCACACGACGCCTGCGTCGCGCCCGCCAGGCCACCGACATCGCCCGCGCGATGCGTTTTGCAATGAGCGTGACCAAGCGCCGCGCCGTCTGCTTCGTCGTCAGCGATTTCCTCGACGATGGCTTCGAGCGCGCGCTGACCACCGCCAACCAGAAGCACGACGTCATCGCCGTGCTGGTGACCGATCCCCGCGAGATCGAGGTTCCACCGGTGGGCCTGGTGGCGCTCGAAGATGCCGAGTCGGGCCGCACGCGCCTCTACGATACGGGCTCCTCGGCCTTCCGCCGCACGACGCAGGAGCTGGCGGCACGGCGGATTGTCGATCTCGAAAAACGCCTTCGCCGCGCCGGCATCGACTTCATCCACATCGATGCTTCCGGCTCGGTCGTCGATCCCATCGTGCGCTTCTTCAAGATGCGCGAGCGGAGGATGCGGCGGTGA
- a CDS encoding MoxR family ATPase: MTTGAPAQDVSRYAKLGPDLVNEIGKVLVGQELMVTRLLTGLLAGGHVLLEGLPGLAKTLAVRCLADAIDTGFSRIQFTPDMLPADVIGTEIFNPKEGTYSIKKGPIFSNLVLADEINRAPAKVQAALLEAMQERQGTIGGKTYKMDEPFLVLATQNPIEQEGTYPLPEAQVDRFMMKIKVGYPSRDEERKVLDRMGGGVAEPHVSKVASPADILGARHAVEQVFVDEKVRDYIVDVVRATRDPKASGAADLEGVIEYGASPRASLWLLKGAKAHAFLQGRTYITPHDVKTLAPDVLRHRVSLSYEAEAEGRSTDQVIARILDTVLVP, encoded by the coding sequence ATGACTACCGGAGCACCCGCGCAGGACGTTTCCCGTTACGCCAAGCTCGGCCCCGACCTCGTCAACGAGATCGGCAAGGTCCTGGTCGGCCAGGAGCTCATGGTCACCCGCCTGCTGACCGGGCTGCTGGCCGGCGGCCACGTCCTTCTCGAGGGCCTGCCGGGCCTGGCCAAGACGCTGGCGGTGCGCTGCCTGGCCGACGCCATCGACACCGGCTTCTCGCGTATCCAGTTCACGCCCGACATGCTGCCGGCCGACGTCATCGGCACCGAGATCTTCAACCCGAAGGAAGGCACCTACAGCATCAAGAAGGGCCCGATCTTCTCGAACCTGGTGCTCGCCGACGAGATCAACCGCGCGCCCGCCAAGGTCCAGGCCGCGCTGCTGGAGGCGATGCAGGAGCGCCAGGGAACCATCGGCGGCAAGACCTACAAGATGGACGAGCCGTTCCTCGTGCTGGCCACGCAGAACCCCATCGAGCAGGAAGGCACCTATCCGCTTCCGGAAGCGCAGGTCGACCGCTTCATGATGAAGATCAAGGTCGGCTATCCCTCGCGCGACGAAGAGCGCAAGGTGCTCGACCGCATGGGCGGCGGCGTGGCCGAGCCGCATGTATCCAAGGTCGCCAGCCCTGCCGACATCCTCGGTGCGCGGCACGCGGTCGAGCAGGTATTCGTCGACGAGAAGGTGCGCGACTACATCGTCGACGTCGTTCGGGCCACGCGCGATCCGAAGGCTTCGGGCGCCGCCGACCTCGAGGGCGTCATCGAGTACGGCGCAAGCCCGCGCGCCTCGCTGTGGCTGCTCAAGGGCGCCAAGGCGCACGCGTTCCTGCAGGGCCGCACCTACATCACGCCTCACGATGTCAAGACTCTCGCGCCCGACGTCCTGCGCCACCGCGTCAGCCTCAGCTACGAGGCCGAGGCCGAAGGCCGCAGCACCGATCAGGTCATCGCGCGCATCCTCGACACCGTTCTGGTCCCGTAG
- a CDS encoding phytanoyl-CoA dioxygenase family protein, with protein sequence MTAPAHGSEVGDADVASFYRDGAAVLRGVLSPEWIERMRGAIDRVLASPAPTSMEHVSTAAAGRFFDGFFLWRCDRDFDALVRDSPLPSLAARVMASETVTLFYDQLFVKEPGTSAATPWHHDLPYWPLRGAQILSIWVPFDRIGRENGAVEYLAGSHLWGRSFAPASFGKISDADARAYRERMKQTGLEPVPDIESHRDRYRILSWDVEPGDVILHHPLVLHGAGGNASSILRRRAIAVRYVGEEAEWHDHPGSFLHAPELASLGRIELEDGDRLHGPLFPRVWPD encoded by the coding sequence ATGACCGCGCCCGCGCACGGGTCCGAGGTTGGCGACGCCGACGTCGCTTCGTTCTATCGTGACGGCGCCGCCGTGCTGCGGGGAGTGTTGTCGCCGGAGTGGATCGAGCGGATGCGCGGGGCCATCGATCGTGTCCTGGCCAGCCCCGCCCCGACGTCGATGGAGCACGTGTCCACCGCCGCCGCGGGCCGCTTCTTCGACGGCTTCTTCCTGTGGCGATGCGATCGGGACTTCGACGCGCTGGTCCGCGACTCGCCTCTGCCGTCGCTTGCGGCACGGGTGATGGCCAGCGAGACGGTCACGCTCTTCTACGATCAGCTCTTCGTCAAGGAGCCCGGGACCAGCGCTGCGACGCCGTGGCATCACGACCTTCCCTACTGGCCGCTGCGCGGCGCGCAGATCCTGTCGATCTGGGTCCCGTTCGATCGCATCGGACGCGAAAACGGAGCCGTCGAATATCTTGCGGGCTCGCATCTGTGGGGAAGGAGCTTTGCGCCGGCTTCGTTCGGCAAGATCTCCGATGCCGACGCACGCGCGTACCGCGAGCGCATGAAGCAGACCGGCCTGGAGCCGGTGCCGGACATCGAGTCGCACCGCGATCGCTACCGCATCCTGTCCTGGGACGTCGAGCCGGGTGACGTCATCCTGCATCATCCGCTGGTGCTTCACGGCGCTGGCGGCAACGCCAGCAGCATCCTGCGCAGGCGGGCCATTGCCGTCCGCTACGTCGGCGAAGAAGCCGAGTGGCACGATCATCCGGGCAGCTTCCTGCACGCGCCGGAGCTCGCCAGTCTCGGACGGATCGAGCTCGAGGACGGGGATCGGCTCCACGGCCCGCTCTTTCCCAGGGTCTGGCCCGACTGA
- a CDS encoding FG-GAP-like repeat-containing protein: MKFVSLPAAVRAFVFVVASLAATAPALAELVVTSISPALNATAPTTAPIVVTFNQAVNTATVNDSTFRVYGRASGPARGTFSFSAGDTVVTLTPDEPFSAGDTVFVNLSEALTGADTTTLRTQGYAHQFLAAVVASDANFRQVASFTNRSGGGNTRIYGASATDLDGDGFIDLATVNEDSHDVRVFLNRGDGSGLYENMLAPEPVGVEASPSEVGDFDNDGDMDIATSATSSAEVTILLNNGDGTFPPGQFIDVGPANHGIAALDVDGDADLDLVVANENGDNLSLMINDGAGIFGAPSDFEGGVDGEYGLTPADMNGDGITDLVVGGNGSQTVNVVFGNGDGTFTPGVPAGCGGAVWVVNLGDFDDDGDLDVASANDGSGTVGILMNSGLGALSLSSVLPIGSHTPSVDVGDLDGDGDQDLVVSSFGGGFWRIFSNDGAGTFTQLGDDIAAISNPSCSVILDTDNDGDLDISLFDEIADYVWIMENSPPSLCSSTPSPSCRETIRLGGAKLSMSNGGGDAQAFSWSWGSGEATSLGDFGDPLSADSYELCIYQDDVLIQGLRMPAGQNCPLKPCWTQTTTAWSYKDKELTPGGISKAKLGSGVTGKAKIQVKGKGQILDLPAIDDLEGVLDIQLQNTSGSVCWGATYSPPFALQDDDSLKAISDAP, translated from the coding sequence ATGAAATTCGTGTCTCTGCCCGCAGCCGTGCGGGCGTTCGTGTTCGTCGTCGCCAGCCTGGCGGCGACCGCGCCGGCCCTGGCCGAGCTCGTCGTCACCAGCATCAGCCCGGCGCTCAATGCCACCGCTCCGACCACGGCGCCGATCGTCGTCACCTTCAACCAGGCGGTGAACACCGCCACCGTCAATGACTCGACCTTTCGCGTCTACGGCCGCGCCAGCGGCCCCGCGCGCGGCACGTTCTCGTTCTCGGCTGGCGACACCGTCGTCACACTGACGCCCGATGAGCCGTTTTCGGCAGGCGACACCGTTTTCGTCAATCTCTCCGAGGCGCTGACGGGCGCCGATACCACGACGCTTCGCACGCAGGGCTACGCGCACCAGTTCCTGGCCGCGGTCGTGGCCAGCGACGCCAACTTCCGTCAGGTCGCCTCTTTCACCAACCGCAGCGGCGGCGGGAACACGCGCATCTACGGCGCCTCCGCCACCGATCTCGACGGCGACGGCTTCATCGATCTGGCCACCGTCAACGAGGACAGCCACGACGTGCGCGTCTTCCTCAATCGCGGCGACGGCAGCGGCCTGTATGAAAACATGCTGGCGCCCGAGCCGGTCGGCGTGGAGGCCAGCCCGAGCGAAGTCGGCGATTTCGACAATGACGGCGACATGGACATCGCCACCTCGGCCACCAGCAGCGCCGAGGTCACGATCCTGCTCAACAACGGCGACGGCACGTTTCCGCCCGGCCAGTTCATCGACGTCGGCCCCGCCAATCACGGCATCGCGGCGCTGGACGTCGACGGCGATGCCGACCTCGACCTCGTCGTTGCCAACGAGAACGGCGACAATCTCTCGCTGATGATCAACGACGGCGCCGGCATCTTCGGCGCGCCCAGCGATTTCGAAGGCGGCGTCGACGGTGAATACGGCCTGACGCCCGCCGACATGAACGGCGACGGCATCACCGACCTCGTCGTCGGCGGCAACGGCAGCCAGACGGTCAACGTGGTATTCGGCAACGGCGACGGCACGTTCACACCGGGCGTCCCGGCTGGATGCGGAGGTGCGGTCTGGGTCGTCAATCTCGGCGACTTCGACGACGATGGCGATCTCGACGTCGCGTCGGCGAACGACGGCAGCGGCACCGTCGGCATTCTCATGAACAGCGGCCTCGGCGCCCTGTCCCTCAGCTCGGTGCTGCCCATCGGCTCGCATACTCCCTCCGTCGACGTCGGCGATCTGGACGGCGACGGCGACCAGGATCTGGTGGTCTCCAGCTTCGGCGGCGGCTTCTGGCGCATCTTCAGCAACGACGGCGCGGGCACGTTCACGCAGCTCGGCGACGACATCGCCGCCATCAGCAACCCGTCGTGCTCGGTCATCCTCGACACCGACAACGACGGCGACCTGGACATCTCGCTGTTCGACGAGATCGCCGACTACGTCTGGATCATGGAAAACAGCCCGCCCTCGCTCTGCAGCAGCACGCCATCGCCGTCGTGCCGCGAGACCATCCGGCTCGGTGGCGCGAAACTCTCGATGAGCAACGGCGGCGGCGACGCTCAGGCGTTCTCGTGGTCCTGGGGCAGCGGCGAGGCGACCAGCCTCGGAGATTTCGGCGATCCGCTGTCGGCCGACAGCTACGAGCTGTGCATCTACCAGGACGACGTGCTGATCCAGGGCCTGCGCATGCCCGCCGGCCAGAACTGTCCGCTCAAGCCGTGCTGGACGCAGACGACGACGGCCTGGAGCTACAAGGACAAGGAGCTTACGCCGGGCGGCATCTCCAAGGCCAAGCTCGGATCGGGCGTCACCGGCAAGGCCAAGATCCAGGTCAAGGGAAAGGGCCAGATCCTGGACCTGCCGGCCATCGACGACCTCGAAGGCGTGCTCGATATCCAGCTTCAGAACACGAGCGGAAGCGTGTGCTGGGGCGCGACGTACTCGCCGCCGTTCGCGCTGCAGGACGACGATTCGCTCAAGGCGATATCGGACGCGCCGTAG
- a CDS encoding patatin-like phospholipase family protein: protein MLGLVMTAGGARGAYQAGVLKRIAEIPAFADAPSPFAIITGASAGAINGSVLAARSAHFADAAEDVARVWSQLRVEQVIRADAWSLLRTGLSLTSDFVLGSVFGHTVTHGLFDTTPLETMLRAVFPPKGIGESIQRGHLYAVAMTATSYHSGRSFTFIQGREGHPVWSKSRRVVLPVTLTHRHVLASAAIPIVFPPVQVSLREGDLWFGDGALRLVAPLSPAIRLGATRILALGVRSKKSADTLAQEEAGTACRIGGGGGGPELPCPPLAQICGVFMNAIFLDHLDADVEHLLRMNELLADRPGFTSLVATQEAGGKPLEPMKRIEPLVLSPSEDLALVAQRFVHRIPRLVRLVLDGLGFPDAQSADLTSYLLFDSTYTRTLVDIGYRDASACIDELEHFLRTAPVLAPPSQQPKARRLWAVTSDRVAEGEDIEPGAM from the coding sequence ATGTTAGGTCTGGTCATGACCGCCGGAGGCGCTCGCGGCGCCTATCAGGCGGGCGTTCTCAAGCGTATTGCGGAGATCCCGGCATTCGCCGATGCGCCGTCGCCCTTCGCCATCATCACCGGCGCCAGCGCAGGCGCCATCAACGGCAGCGTTCTGGCGGCGCGAAGCGCGCATTTCGCCGACGCGGCCGAGGACGTGGCGCGGGTCTGGTCGCAGCTGCGAGTCGAACAGGTCATTCGCGCGGACGCGTGGTCCCTTCTGCGCACCGGCCTGTCGCTGACCAGCGACTTCGTGCTCGGCAGCGTCTTCGGCCACACGGTCACGCACGGTCTGTTCGATACGACGCCGCTGGAGACGATGCTGCGCGCGGTATTCCCGCCCAAGGGCATCGGCGAGTCGATCCAGCGCGGGCACCTGTACGCGGTGGCGATGACGGCCACCAGCTATCATTCCGGCCGCTCCTTCACCTTCATCCAGGGCCGCGAGGGCCATCCGGTCTGGAGCAAGAGCCGGCGCGTGGTGCTGCCGGTGACGCTGACGCATCGCCACGTCCTCGCCTCGGCCGCCATTCCCATCGTGTTTCCGCCGGTGCAGGTCAGCCTGCGCGAGGGCGATCTGTGGTTCGGTGACGGTGCGCTGCGCCTGGTCGCGCCCCTGAGCCCTGCCATTCGACTCGGCGCGACCCGCATCCTCGCGCTCGGTGTCCGGTCGAAGAAGTCGGCCGATACCCTGGCTCAGGAAGAGGCCGGCACCGCCTGCCGCATCGGCGGCGGCGGCGGCGGACCCGAGCTGCCATGCCCGCCGCTGGCGCAGATCTGCGGCGTGTTCATGAACGCGATCTTCCTCGACCACCTGGACGCGGACGTGGAGCACCTGCTGCGAATGAACGAGCTGCTCGCGGACCGCCCCGGCTTCACGAGCCTCGTTGCCACGCAGGAGGCCGGCGGGAAGCCGCTGGAGCCCATGAAGCGGATCGAGCCGCTCGTGCTCTCGCCGTCCGAGGATCTGGCGCTGGTCGCGCAGCGCTTCGTCCATCGCATCCCGCGCCTGGTGCGCCTGGTGCTCGACGGTCTCGGTTTCCCCGACGCGCAGAGCGCCGACCTGACCAGCTACCTGCTGTTCGACTCGACCTACACTCGCACGCTCGTCGACATCGGCTATCGCGACGCCAGCGCCTGCATCGACGAGCTCGAGCACTTCCTTCGCACCGCGCCCGTGCTGGCGCCGCCGTCGCAGCAGCCGAAGGCGCGCCGGCTGTGGGCCGTGACCAGCGACCGCGTTGCGGAAGGCGAGGACATCGAGCCGGGAGCGATGTAG